One part of the Candidatus Neomarinimicrobiota bacterium genome encodes these proteins:
- a CDS encoding thiamine pyrophosphate-dependent enzyme, translating to GTAETIHTANRGENILIIFINNGIYGMTGGQMAPTTIIGATTTTTPGGRNIAQHGNPLKIADLIAILPGTAYATRQSVHKPGNVRKLKKALIKSFQLQKQKQGLCFVEVVSNCPSGWKMTPIEANRWLEEHMLPEYPLGDLKTPPEEVSS from the coding sequence GGCACCGCCGAAACCATCCACACCGCCAACCGCGGCGAAAATATCCTGATCATCTTCATTAACAACGGCATCTACGGCATGACCGGCGGCCAGATGGCCCCGACCACCATCATCGGGGCCACAACCACCACTACTCCCGGAGGCCGCAATATCGCCCAGCACGGCAATCCCCTGAAAATCGCCGACCTGATAGCGATACTTCCCGGCACCGCCTACGCCACCCGCCAGAGCGTCCACAAGCCCGGCAACGTGCGCAAGCTCAAGAAAGCCCTCATCAAGAGCTTCCAACTCCAAAAACAGAAACAAGGATTATGCTTTGTCGAGGTAGTGAGCAACTGCCCGTCAGGCTGGAAAATGACCCCCATAGAAGCCAACCGCTGGTTGGAAGAACACATGCTGCCCGAATACCCCCTGGGTGACCTGAAGACGCCGCCTGAAGAGGTGAGCTCGTGA
- a CDS encoding 2-oxoacid:acceptor oxidoreductase family protein, with protein sequence MKEEALIAGFGGQGVLTLGMVLAYAGMVEGKEVSWMPSYGPEMRGGTANCITIISDEPISSPIITQYDSAVILNQPSMDKFESKVKPGGLLLYESNSILNPPTRNDITCQAIPAASEAAKLQHDRALNMIMLGAFLAHRPIVGLKAVKEGLLHVLPERYHHLLPINEQAIQRGMQLATATAQATV encoded by the coding sequence GTGAAAGAGGAAGCCCTGATTGCCGGCTTCGGAGGCCAGGGAGTGCTGACTCTGGGGATGGTATTGGCCTATGCCGGCATGGTGGAGGGCAAAGAGGTCTCCTGGATGCCCAGCTACGGCCCCGAAATGCGCGGCGGCACCGCCAATTGCATCACCATCATCTCCGATGAACCCATCAGTTCCCCTATTATTACTCAGTACGACTCCGCAGTCATCCTCAATCAGCCCTCCATGGATAAATTCGAATCGAAGGTCAAGCCCGGCGGCCTGCTGCTCTACGAAAGCAACAGCATCCTGAATCCCCCCACCCGCAATGACATCACCTGCCAGGCCATACCGGCGGCTTCGGAGGCGGCCAAGCTGCAACACGACCGCGCCCTCAACATGATCATGCTCGGTGCCTTCCTGGCACACCGCCCGATTGTCGGCCTGAAAGCCGTCAAAGAAGGCCTCCTGCACGTCCTCCCCGAAAGATACCATCATCTCCTGCCCATTAATGAACAGGCCATCCAACGCGGCATGCAGCTGGCCACCGCCACCGCCCAGGCCACTGTCTAG